One Motacilla alba alba isolate MOTALB_02 chromosome 15, Motacilla_alba_V1.0_pri, whole genome shotgun sequence DNA segment encodes these proteins:
- the PRR14L gene encoding protein PRR14L isoform X2 has translation MLSSGVESLLDSSVFAVIEELYTGLPESTSRELMAVPGPSLGLEAQSDGPVPVLAHRDGPWTAAGGNFCQKTEDLNDMLQVISHGPAESFPEELLQAGDLAEDEKSRKRRFRKLDCPSDGYQKEDEEAQGAGDHHAARCPLTLGKSWSEQEDPHLHEPEAKSLRTCSTEIAGSLRNTEENQANVQVTAETLPKLTDEVQGPWKRELDAREQEEMPLLTADPSGCSAPTCDPQPALDNVNAPTQHAGQAEETLCPLGNQFHPCQSESDVPVLGSKQHLESLTNQPNTGLQTVTGSVERNRSDPNHSEEVLLKTGGDLPLLDHKCAREARFKGAAQENVMGLDSLIGMKNEDSSGYMDSISDLIEEETIRLQEHENRCERNNKGALEENFSDDKPQCSQQARFIQCAKEKAELVFAGNKMQQSLPKIKWLVENQENTISTQFLPISSVHGSFSYKPESKNKFSDTENRECLSINAILNNSHPPLTIEPGKETVAQRGIGPSHFGKFDTQESCVETQAESETVSALNSHISLPEKEKLCMSPENTQRDNGDSSSAEVFSKDTSMRKILSVTISVKKKFSDIETPSSGNESAAGSLYGARSSRVCAHSKESLRGEGVCMPAVKDMDMSSPKSPPGQEKFKNTDKPENKNVLSDTENRECLSITPILNNSCRQLTIEPGKETDDQRGICASHSEKFDIQETSSKTRVDSETVSALNSRISLPEKKKLCMSPENTQRDITSADKKFSKDTSMTKILSVTISVKKKSSNTEVPSSGNESAAGSLNDAKSSRVCAHSKESLKGEGLCTPTKDMDKSSPEIPPGEEKFKNTCVEEMIGKEVAPRGRLPKDCPWALLEDSKESGSKIVRLRTENDGKVLEEIPRSKLNNLSKERQNDTKLPKLAGTSVLSETVHDCQAAAVSDTEAAPEVQGDTTPTFSPPLSTLSHSCKEPSPNCVVCSEACVPYKLNAWSKDNVKEIPEGQDQIPTCAVCKANGALCSERLDQIEERQVFIHKKYGKMEVHQLGKAQQEQKLEHQEKAKIILQPSMLHSSELLCSTSAELMTSRSKKFVRASEEIVAVRGSESKLCSTLQEVKRPKITTNFISSQFLKTQDSEMESLNLNLGYDGIPGAFGTTNKRRGITNKLRGPLPLKIQPGRTCKKVPTLYQLKTVRKIKNIKSSPVSEIPREMSPKQENLLLESLYSPCKPPIMEKETAMRFVHMPGQRAKRCSLLNSLKFRKCTKEPALLSKLSAMASKLLAPAKSSRNLEPLPYSSEILPVGDRYSQCRAKNLLEAFSCINRNIHSRWADSWCTKMFSFQPLALYPVQTTKMLSSDLSHKPPASFLDTSVFPISFHIKLDSSPVTDLRGITSQHSAHHSPVFRETPAPASKWTLSFLLSQSCSDTTAFQGDSCVNNELHSSHSTTTPRTVAVHPDPGRNTVAGRRGACSRLGLHTVLALSSPGCYRIWTRRRSLTSHIPTIQRLFISQLAQGLKGARFPRCVSDELVSSLPYSLGRVLSIWSQHGPSARPSEITPLHSNHCKWQPSVGIENSRAMLPHSPVQSMGALQTAGHATRLETSFPPPLPKPHALPESLPSPPRLSASELQIPALDEADSSVPACLRSQDDTELKKTEPEKRPKKVSQIRIRKTVPKPDPNLTPMGLPKPKRLKKKEFSLEEIYTNKNYKSPPPARSLETIFEEPKEKNGHLISVSQQKRKRILEFQDFTLPRKRKTRGKIKAVGSFTRAKRAALQSAELDVLLSQKLMDLEAFFAEEVEQEQPSSI, from the exons ATGCTCTCATCTGGGGTGGAGTCTCTCCTTGattcttctgtgtttgctgtaaTAGAGGAGTTGTACACTGGACTGCCAGAGAGCACCTCCAGGGAACTCATGGCAGTGCCGGGGCCCAGCCTTGGCTTGGAGGCACAGTCTGATGGGCCGGTTCCCGTGCTGGCACACCGGGATGGGCCATGgactgctgctggaggaaacTTCTGCCAGAAGACGGAGGATTTGAATGATATGCTCCaggtgatttctcatgggccAGCAGAATCCTTTCCTGAAGAATTACTGCAAGCTGGAGACCTCGCAGAGgatgaaaaaagcagaaaaagacgCTTTAGAAAACTAGACTGTCCTAGTGATGGATACCAGAAAGAAGATGAAGAGGCACAAGGTGCTGGGGACCATCATGCTGCACGTTGCCCTTTAACTCTGGGGAAAAGTTGGTCAGAACAA GAGGACCCTCACTTACATGAGCCAGAGGCAAAGTCTTTGAGAACCTGTAGCACTGAAATTGCAGGATCTCTGAGGAACACAG AAGAAAACCAAGCAAATGTTCAGGTGACAGCTGAAACTCTGCCAAAGCTCACTGACGAAGTACAAG GCCCATGGAAGAGAGAACTGGACGCACGTGAGCAGGAAGAAATGCCACTGCTCACAGCTGATCCCTCCGGGTGCAGCGCTCCAACCTGTGATCCACAGCCAGCACTCGACAACGTGAACGCTCCAACACAACATGCTGGCCAAGCAGAAGAGACCCTTTGTCCATTGGGGAATCAGTTTCATCCATGTCAGAGTGAGTCTGAtgtcccagtgctgggcagcaaGCAACATTTAGAAAGTttaaccaaccaaccaaacactGGCTTGCAAACTGTAACCGGTTCtgtggaaagaaacagaagtgatCCTAATCACAGTGAAGAGGTTCTGCTAAAGACAGGTGGTGACCTGCCTCTGTTAGACCATAAATGTGCAAGAGAAGCCAGGTTTAAAGGAGCTGCACAAGAGAATGTAATGGGTTTGGACTCTTTAATTGGTATGAAAAATGAAGATTCTTCAGGATACATGGACTCCATAAGTGATCTAATTGAAGAGGAGACAATCAGACTACAAGAACATGAGAACAGATGTGAAAGAAACAATAAAGGAGCTCTTGAAGAAAACTTTTCTGATGACAAACCACAGTGCTCACAGCAGGCTCGTTTTATCCAATGtgcaaaagagaaagcagagctggtgtttgcaggaaacaaaatgcagcaatCTTTGCCAAAGATAAAGTGGTTGGTGGAGAACCAGGAAAATACAATTAGTACTCAATTCCTGCCCATTTCATCAGTTCATGGGAGTTTTTCATACAAGCCTGAAAGTAAGAATAAGTTTTCAGATACTGAAAACAGAGAATGTCTGAGTATAAATGCTATCTTAAATAACTCTCACCCACCGTTAACTATTGAGCCTGGTAAAGAAACTGTTGCTCAAAGGGGCATTGGTCCATCTCATTTTGGAAAGTTTGACACCCAAGAATCTTGTGTTGAGACTCAAGCAGAGTCAGAAACTGTGTCAGCTCTGAACTCTCACATCTCTCTGcctgagaaggaaaagctgtgtaTGTCACCTGAGAATACACAAAGAGATAATGGTGATTCATCTTCAGCTGAAGTTTTTAGCAAAGATACTTCAATgagaaaaattctttctgtaACAATTTCCGTTAAGAAAAAATTCAGCGATATTGAGACCCCATCTTCAGGGAATGAATCAGCAGCTGGCTCTCTGTATGGTGCCAGAAGCTCAAGAGTTTGTGCCCACAGCAAAGAAAGTCTGAGAGGTGAGGGCGTTTGCATGCCAGCTGTCAAAGACATGGACATGAGCTCACCAAAAAGTCCTCCTGGTCAAGAGAAGTTTAAGAATACAGATaagccagaaaataaaaatgtgctttcagatacagaaaacagagaatgCCTGAGTATAACTCCTATCTTAAATAACTCTTGCCGACAGTTAACTATTGAGCCTGGTAAAGAAACAGATGATCAAAGGGGTATTTGTGCATCCCATTCTGAAAAGTTTGACATCCAAGAAACTTCTAGTAAGACTCGAGTGGATTCAGAAACTGTGTCAGCTCTGAACTCTCGCATCTCTCTGcctgagaagaaaaaactgTGTATGTCACCTGAGAATACACAAAGAGATATTACATCTGCAGACAAAAAATTCAGCAAAGATACTTCAATGACAAAAATTCTTTCTGTAACAATTTCCGTTAAGAAAAAATCCAGCAATACTGAGGTTCCATCTTCAGGGAATGAATCAGCAGCTGGCTCTCTGAATGATGCCAAAAGCTCAAGAGTTTGTGCCCACAGCAAAGAAAGTCTGAAAGGTGAGGGGCTTTGCACACCAACCAAAGACATGGACAAGAGCTCACCAGAAATTCCACCTGGTGAAGAGAAATTTAAGAATACCTGTGTAGAAGAGATGATAGGAAAAGAGGTGGCCCCTAGAGGAAGGTTGCCCAAAGATTGTCCATGGGCCTTGTTGGAAGATTCTAAAGAGTCTGGTAGCAAAATAGTCCGCCTCAGGACTGAGAATGATGGAAAGGTTTTGGAAGAAATCCCAAGATCCAAACTAAATaatctttcaaaagaaagacaaaatgatACAAAGCTCCCAAAGTTAGCAGGTACCAGTGTACTTTCAGAAACTGTGCATGattgccaggctgcagctgtaTCTGACACAGAGGCTGCCCCAGAAGTGCAGGGTGATACAACGCccacattttctcctcctctgagcACACTATCACACAGTTGCAAAGAACCATCCCCAAACTGTGTGGTTTGCAGTGAAGCATGTGTGCCTTACAAATTAAATGCATGGAGCAAAGATAACGTAAAGGAAATACCAGAAGGCCAGGACCAAATACCAACTTGTGCAGTTTGCAAGGCAAATGGGGCTTTATGTTCAGAGAGACTTGATCAAATAGAGGAACGTCAAGTATTTATACATAAGAAGTACGGCAAGATGGAAGTACATCAGTTGGGCAAGGCACAACAAGAACAGAAGTTAGAACATCAGGAGAAAGCAAAAATCATACTGCAACCAAGTATGTTGCACAGTTCTGAACTCTtatgcagcacttcagctgaGTTGATGACATCTAGAAGTAAGAAGTTTGTAAGGGCTTCAGAGGAGATTGTTGCTGTAAGAGGCAGTGAAAGTAAACTATGTAGCACTTTACAAGAAGTTAAAAGGCCAAAGATTACCACAAATTTTATTAGTTCACAGTTTTTGAAGACTCAGGATTCAGAAATGGAAAGCCTGAACCTTAATTTAGGGTATGATGGGATCCCTGGTGCCTTTGGAACTACAAATAAACGAAGAGGAATTACAAATAAACTAAGAGGACctcttccattaaaaatacaacCTGGAAGGACATGCAAAAAAGTTCCCACATTGTATCAGCTAAAAACCgtaagaaaaatcaaaaatattaaaagttcaCCTGTCTCTGAGATTCCCCGGGAAATGTCCCCTAAACAGGAAAACCTTCTTCTGGAATCTTTGTACTCTCCTTGTAAACCACCGAtaatggaaaaggaaacagcCATGAGATTTGTGCATATGCCAGGGCAGAGGGCCAAGAGGTGCAGTTTGTTGAACAGCTTGAAATTTAGAAAATGTACCAAAGAACCAGCATTGTTGAGCAAGTTGTCTGCAATGGCCAGCAAGCTCCTGGCCCCTGCCAAAAGCAGTCGTAACTTAGAACCTCTGCCATATTCTTCTGAAATTCTTCCGGTGGGTGACAGGTACAGCCAATGTAGAGCTAAAAATCTCTTGGAAGCCTTTTCTTGCATTAACAGGAATATACACTCACGCTGGGCTGACAGCTGGTGCACCAAGATGTTCAGCTTTCAGCCTTTGGCACTTTATCCTGTACAAACTACCAAAATGCTTTCTTCAGACTTAAGCCACAAGCCTCCAGCCTCTTTCTTGGACACCTCAGTTTTCCCAATTTCTTTTCACATAAAATTGGACTCCAGTCCTGTGACAGACCTCAGAGGGATTACATCCCAGCACTCTGCACATCACAGCCCAGTTTTCAGAGAAACGCCAGCACCAGCTTCAAAGTGGACtttgtcttttctcctttctcagaGCTGTTCAGATACAACAGCTTTCCAGGGAGATTCCTGTGTAAATAATGAGCTTCATTCCTCACACTCCACAACAACCCCCAGGACTGTTGCTGTTCATCCTGACCCTGGAAGAAACACTGTAGCTGGAAGAAGAGGAGCTTGTTCCAGGCTTGGCCTTCACACAGTGTTAGCACTTTCTTCCCCTGGATGTTACAGGATTTGGACAAGAAGAAGAAGCTTAACCAGCCACATTCCTACCATCCAGAGACTATTTATATCGCAGTTGGCACAGGGTTTGAAAGGGGCCAGGTTCCCGAGGTGTGTATCCGATGAGCTCGTCTCCTCATTGCCATACTCACTGGGCAGGGTGTTGTCCATATGGAGTCAGCACGGTCCTTCTGCCCGTCCTTCCGAAATCACTCCTCTCCATTCCAACCACTGCAAGTGGCAGCCAAGTGTGGGCATCGAGAACAG CCGTGCCATGTTACCACACTCACCTGTACAGAGTATGGGAGCACTGCAGACTGCAGGCCATGCCACACG TCTGGAAACGTCATTCCCTCCTCCGTTACCAAAGCCTCATGCACTTCCAGAGTCATTGCCATCTCCCCCCAGGCTTTCAGCATCTGAGCTCCAGATCCCTGCCCTTGATGAAGCAGATTCTTCTGTTCCAGCCTGTCTGAGATCCCAAGATgacacagaactgaaaaaa ACTGAGCCAGAAAAGAGGCCAAAGAAAGTTTCACAGATCCGAATCAGGAAAACTGTTCCTAAGCCAGACCCTAACCTTACTCCAATGGGACTACCCAAACCAAAAAG GCTTAAGAAGAAAGAATTTAGTTTAGAAGAAATTTACACAAACAAGAACTATAAgtcccctcctcctgccag gaGCTTGGAAACAATCTTTGAGGagcccaaggagaaaaatggaCACTTGATCTC